Within the Methanothermobacter sp. genome, the region TTCCTTGCTTTTATATCAGGCACCCCACAGTTAGGAGTTGCCATAATCGCCGTTATTATCATCAATGCCATTTTCAGCTTCTGGCAAGAATATGAAGCCGAAAAAGCGGCCGAAGCCCTTAAAAAGATTTTACCATTAAAAGCGAAGGTTATAAGGGCCGGTGAAGAAATCGAAATATTAGCAGAGAATATTGTCCCAGGAGACCTTTTAATCCTAGAAGAAGGGGATAATGTACCAGCAGATGCCAGGCTCATCGAAGCACACGAACTAAAAGTTGACAATTCAACACTAACCGGAGAATCCAAGCCAGTAAGGAAAGTATCCCATCCAGTAGAAGAATATGACAATTATGTTGAAACACCCAACCTAATATTTGCCGGTACAAGCATAACTTCAGGTTCGGGCAAAGCAATAGTATACCGCACCGGTGAAAATACAGAATTCAGCAAGATAGCCGAATTAACACAAGAAGTTAAAGAAGAACCAAGTCCCTTGCAAAAACAAATAGCAAATGTTGCAAGGATAATAGCAATTATCGCAATCCTAATGGGCATAATACTATTCCTAGTCAACCTCTACATTATAAGATTACCACCTAGCTTAGCATTTATTTTTGCAATTGGCCTAATGGTGGCTAACGTGCCCGAAGGACTGCTTCCAACTGTTACATTGTCCCTGGCAACTTCTGCTCGCAAAATGGTAAAAGATAACGCTCTCATAAAAAGATTATCCAGTGTAGAAACCCTCGGCTCCACAACAATCATATGCACAGATAAAACAGGCACATTAACCCGTAATGAAATGACAGTACGCAAAGTATGGGTACCCTACAAGATAATCGATGTAACAGGAACAGGCTATGAACCAAAAGGAAAATTTATATGGGATGGTAAATCCCTCACTCACAAGGATATACGCGAAATAAAACTGCTTATGAGGGCAGCATCATTCTGTAATGACGCCAAACTAATACCACCAGAAGATAATGGTGAATGGCACATCATAGGAGACCCTACAGAAGCTGCATTACTAGTAGCCGCCAAGAAGATAGACTTTGACCGCGACCAAGAAATGAAGAAGATCCCAAGAATAACAGAAATCCCATTTGACTCCAAGAGGAAAATGATGACATCAATACACCAAAAACCCCATAAAAAAGTCGCATACGTGAAAGGCGCCCCAAAAAAGATAATATCCTTATCAAAATGGATATCAGTCAATGGGAAACCAGAACCACTAACAAACGAAAGAAGAAAAGAAATACTAGAAATCCATGACGAACTCGCATCCCAGGGCTTCAGAATGCTTGCTATGGCCTACAGAGACCTTCCAAACCAACTAGAAGATTATAGACCAGAGAACATCGAAAAAGATCTTATATTAGTAGGAATGACAGCACTCCAAGACCCCCCACGCGAAAACGTTAAAAAAGCTGTCAGAGAATGTCAAAGAGCAGGTATCAGGATAATTATGATAACAGGCGATTATGGCTTAACAGCAGCAGCAATAGCAAAAGAGATAGGGATAATCCCAGATGAAAACTACCAGATAATAAAAGGGAAAGAACTGGACAAACTATCAGATAACGAACTTAGAAATCTTCTAAAAAGGGAAAATAATATAATATTCGCAAGAACAGTCCCAACACATAAAATGCGCATAGCAAGGGTCCTAGAAGGTGAAGGAGAAGTAGTAGCAATGACAGGAGACGGAGTCAACGACGCACCAGCCCTCAAAAAAGCCGATATAGGTGTTGCAATGGGAAGCGGCACTGACGTGGCCAAAGAAGCCGCGGACATGGTCCTAATAGATGATAACTTCGCAACTATAGTAAAAGCGGTTAAAGAGGGACGGACCATCTACGAAAACATCAGAAAGTTTATAACATACATTTTTTCACATGAAACCGCTGAAATAGTACCATTCATCTTAATGGTTCTGCTTGGAATACCACTCCCAATCACCGTAATGCAAATACTTGCAATAGACCTTGGAACAGACACTTTACCCGCACTAGCACTCGGAAGAAGCCCCCCAGAAGCTGATGTTATGGATAAACCTCCAAGACCACCCCACGAACGACTACTGAACTTACCAGTTATATTCCACGGGTACTTGTTCATTGGGACTATAGAGGCCATCCTTGTAATGTCAGGCTATTTTTGGGTGCTCTATAACGGCGGCTGGACACTGGGAAAACCTTTAGCCTTTACGGATCCACTATACCTTAAGGCTACTACAATGGTGTTCGCTGGTATAGTGATGGCCCAGATAGGTAACCTCTTAACATGCCAAACTACGAAATCATCAGTTTTTCAAATAGGATTATTCAAGAATCGTTGGATAATCTGGGGAATATTATTCGAGCTTCTCATACTATTCTCCATAGTTTATGTGCCCCAACTTCAGTCAATTTTTGGAACTTCACCCCTTGGATTAAATGAATGGGTATACTTAATATCATTCATACCTATAGTTTTCATAGCAGATGAAGCCCGAAAAGCAGTTTCCCGACATTTATGATTCGCAAGAAAGTATCACCCCCCTTTCTTAGGTAGGGTTCCTATATTCGTTTTTGCTTGGGGGCCGCCCACACGACAAAAATAGCAACAATTAGGATAATATATGGATGTGAAGTTATAAGATATTTGTTATTTATGGGGCTAAAAATCATAGGAAGGTTTATCGAAGCTCTTTGTAAACGCTTTTTGCTTGTCTTATTTTTTTATTTTGGCCATCTTTTCTTTTAAATAGTTTATGAAGAGATCATTCCAACCTTTTTTCAGCTGAAAAACCCCCAGAGAACAGTAACCTTTATATAGTTGTTTTGTTTTATAGGCTCATTATGGTGTTACCATGAAAAGAGCATTATATTTGGGTGTTTTTTTGGCATTTCTACTAGTGCTGACCAACAGCGCCTCGGCGGGCCAATTAACATACAATGAAGTTTCAAATGCTTCCAAGGTAATAGCTGACCAAGCATCAAAAACAGGCAAAATACCATCCCAGATCACAGTAAACAATAAAAATATCACACTAGACAACTACCTCTATGCAGCAGCCACCACAACAATAAACCTAAACACCAACCAGAAAAAAACAATAACAACCAACAACTACCAACCACCAACAAACCCACCCACCTACAGCGCAACAGGAACACTCACAAAAACAGCATACCTACAAACAGCCCAAAACATCAAAAAATACATGGAAACCAACAAAAGATCACCAAATTATGTCAGCACAAGCATTGGTAAAGTGAACTACCAAAGCCTAATCTACGCCTACAGCAGGATAATAAACTTCTACAATACCAATGAAAGACTGCCAAATTCTGTGACAATAAAAAGTGTGAAAATCAGCACTATACCAAGTACACCCCAGTTATCATACAATGAAATATCTTCAATGTCCAATGCAATAACAGGTTATATAAGTCAAAATGGTGGAATACCCTCCCAGATTGCGGTAAACAATAGGATCATAACATTAGATGATTACTTATATGCTGCAGTAACCACAACAATAAACCTAAACACCAACCAGAAAACAAGCGTACCTATTAATAATTATAAATCGCCAACGGATCCATTGAAGACCACAGCGATTGGGACGCTCACAAAGACGGAATATTTACAAGTGGCCCAAAACATCAAAAAATACATGGAAACCAACAAAAGATCACCTGATTACATGACAACGACAATTGGTAAAGTGAACTACCAAAGCCTAATCTACGCCTACAGCAGGATAATAAACTTCTACAATACCAATGGAAGACTGCCAAATTACGTGACGGTAGTTAATATAAAAAATAATGAAGGTCCGATAGCACATGGTGCGGTATGGGTTCACGCTTCTACCATGGACAAGGTTAATTTCACCACCCTCAAGAATAAGGGTATAACAGATATATTCTTGGAACAGCAGGCTTTCACTAAGATGGAGTACAGAACAGCACTTCTGAACTTCCTTAAAGGCGCTTCAGATGCTGGTATCCGTGTAAGTGCATGGGTAATCTGTCTACGAGAAAACGGTGCTTGGGTTGATCCTACAAATGAATCCCACATCGAAACATTGATAAACAGAGTTCAAGAGTTTTTAGGTTTTCCTGGTGTTAGTGGTATCCACCTTGACTATATACGTTATCCAGGAACTGCCTATAAGTTCCCAAATGCAACAGATATAATAACAGGAGTAGTTCAGAGAATATATGAGACAGTTAAAACTGTTAATCCAACAATTCTAGTATCAGCGGCTCTAATGCCAGAGACAAAATGGAATGCCTACTTCTATGGCCAAGATTATGGCCAACTTGCACAATATCTTGACGTGCTCATCCCAATGGCATACAAGGGTAACTATAATGCGACAACAGCTTGGATAGAGGAAGTGACGAGGTATGTGAAGGATAACTGCGGCGGGAAGGAAGTGTGGACAGGTTTGCAAAGTTATAGATCAGATTCTGACATAACACCAATCCCTAAGGCAGAGCTTGAATCTGATATAATGGCCGCGTTGAATGGTGGGGCAACTGGTTACGTGCTTTTCAGGTATGGTCTCATCGACAGTAGTTTCTGGGATGGTAATCCATACCATCTACCAGGTTAAGTTTTCCCCTTTTTTTATTTTGTGATAATATGGGTATCTGTTTTTTATTGCTTTTATGAATAATCTGCGGAGTTTTTCTAGGTTATCTTCTTGAAGTGCTTTTTTCATGTCAATGAGGTTGTCGTTTCTCAAGAGGCATGGTTTTAATTTGCCATCTGGGGTTATTCTCATCCTTGTACAGTTTTCACAGAATCTTGTATTGTCCATTGGTCTTACGATTTCGATTTCCCCACCATCGATATAATACTTTTTCCTATCTTGCATAAATTTCCTAGTTTTCACATGATGAGCTATTTTGGAAAGTTTTTTTTCGATTTCAGTGAGGTTATAATGGTATTTTTCAAAACCGTTGTCTGGGCATTGTTCTGTGGTTAAAAGTTCGATGAGTTGGAGTATGGCCCCTTGTTGATGGCAGAATTTGAACATGTCCCAGATTTCATGTGAATTTATATCCTTCATTATCACCATGTTAACCTTGATCGGGTATAAGCCTGCTTTAACAGCAGCTTTTATACCAGCTTTAACTTTCTCTAGGTGGTTTTTACCTGTTATGAACTTGTATGTGTTGGAATCGAGCGTGTCAAGGCTCACGTTGACTCTATTAAGGCCGGCCTTTTTGAGTTTGGAGCTATATTGTTTGAGTAGTGTGCCATTGGTAGTGAGTGATATGTCTTTGAATCCTATGGTGTCAATTTTTTCTATTATCGTAATTATATCATCTCTGAGCAATGGTTCGCCGCCTGATAATCTTATCTTGGTTATACCCAATTGGGATGCGACTTTACATACTTTCTCTATTTCATCTGCTGTCATTTCCCTAGAACTGGGGATTATACCATCTTTATGGCAATAGAAACAGTTTAAGTTGCATTTTGTAGTTATCGAGATCCTTAATGATGTTACCGGCCTGTTATAATCGTCGTAGATTTTCATTTTCACCATTTTATTATGATCTCTATTTTGTTGATTTCGGTTTCTTCTCTTTGAAGGGATTTAACCATCCCGGTAATGGTCTTTGACATGATTTCTTGGACGAAAGGGTTGAGTGGTATTGGATTGCCATTTATGCGTAACATGGCCCTTTTGAATTGGCTTTTACAATTAATATCATCTGCATCCCCTCTAACTTTTGCCTGTGCAAATTCCTCGCAAGATTCAAATCCGCATTTTCCACAATTCAGGCCTAATAGGAGGCCATAGGTTCTTTTTT harbors:
- the moaA gene encoding GTP 3',8-cyclase MoaA, yielding MKIYDDYNRPVTSLRISITTKCNLNCFYCHKDGIIPSSREMTADEIEKVCKVASQLGITKIRLSGGEPLLRDDIITIIEKIDTIGFKDISLTTNGTLLKQYSSKLKKAGLNRVNVSLDTLDSNTYKFITGKNHLEKVKAGIKAAVKAGLYPIKVNMVIMKDINSHEIWDMFKFCHQQGAILQLIELLTTEQCPDNGFEKYHYNLTEIEKKLSKIAHHVKTRKFMQDRKKYYIDGGEIEIVRPMDNTRFCENCTRMRITPDGKLKPCLLRNDNLIDMKKALQEDNLEKLRRLFIKAIKNRYPYYHKIKKGENLTW
- a CDS encoding pseudomurein-binding repeat-containing protein — protein: MAFLLVLTNSASAGQLTYNEVSNASKVIADQASKTGKIPSQITVNNKNITLDNYLYAAATTTINLNTNQKKTITTNNYQPPTNPPTYSATGTLTKTAYLQTAQNIKKYMETNKRSPNYVSTSIGKVNYQSLIYAYSRIINFYNTNERLPNSVTIKSVKISTIPSTPQLSYNEISSMSNAITGYISQNGGIPSQIAVNNRIITLDDYLYAAVTTTINLNTNQKTSVPINNYKSPTDPLKTTAIGTLTKTEYLQVAQNIKKYMETNKRSPDYMTTTIGKVNYQSLIYAYSRIINFYNTNGRLPNYVTVVNIKNNEGPIAHGAVWVHASTMDKVNFTTLKNKGITDIFLEQQAFTKMEYRTALLNFLKGASDAGIRVSAWVICLRENGAWVDPTNESHIETLINRVQEFLGFPGVSGIHLDYIRYPGTAYKFPNATDIITGVVQRIYETVKTVNPTILVSAALMPETKWNAYFYGQDYGQLAQYLDVLIPMAYKGNYNATTAWIEEVTRYVKDNCGGKEVWTGLQSYRSDSDITPIPKAELESDIMAALNGGATGYVLFRYGLIDSSFWDGNPYHLPG
- a CDS encoding cation-transporting P-type ATPase, with the translated sequence MKIYQLPEEEVPRKLKTTKNGLSHSEAEKRLKRYGPNKLKRVKKKPIIFNFIENLYNILALILWAASFLAFISGTPQLGVAIIAVIIINAIFSFWQEYEAEKAAEALKKILPLKAKVIRAGEEIEILAENIVPGDLLILEEGDNVPADARLIEAHELKVDNSTLTGESKPVRKVSHPVEEYDNYVETPNLIFAGTSITSGSGKAIVYRTGENTEFSKIAELTQEVKEEPSPLQKQIANVARIIAIIAILMGIILFLVNLYIIRLPPSLAFIFAIGLMVANVPEGLLPTVTLSLATSARKMVKDNALIKRLSSVETLGSTTIICTDKTGTLTRNEMTVRKVWVPYKIIDVTGTGYEPKGKFIWDGKSLTHKDIREIKLLMRAASFCNDAKLIPPEDNGEWHIIGDPTEAALLVAAKKIDFDRDQEMKKIPRITEIPFDSKRKMMTSIHQKPHKKVAYVKGAPKKIISLSKWISVNGKPEPLTNERRKEILEIHDELASQGFRMLAMAYRDLPNQLEDYRPENIEKDLILVGMTALQDPPRENVKKAVRECQRAGIRIIMITGDYGLTAAAIAKEIGIIPDENYQIIKGKELDKLSDNELRNLLKRENNIIFARTVPTHKMRIARVLEGEGEVVAMTGDGVNDAPALKKADIGVAMGSGTDVAKEAADMVLIDDNFATIVKAVKEGRTIYENIRKFITYIFSHETAEIVPFILMVLLGIPLPITVMQILAIDLGTDTLPALALGRSPPEADVMDKPPRPPHERLLNLPVIFHGYLFIGTIEAILVMSGYFWVLYNGGWTLGKPLAFTDPLYLKATTMVFAGIVMAQIGNLLTCQTTKSSVFQIGLFKNRWIIWGILFELLILFSIVYVPQLQSIFGTSPLGLNEWVYLISFIPIVFIADEARKAVSRHL